A region of Homo sapiens chromosome X, GRCh38.p14 Primary Assembly DNA encodes the following proteins:
- the GAGE12C gene encoding G antigen 12B/C/D/E, with amino-acid sequence MSWRGRSTYYWPRPRRYVQPPEMIGPMRPEQFSDEVEPATPEEGEPATQCQDPAAAQEGEDEGASAGQGPKPEAHSQEQGHPQTGCECEDGPDGQEMDPPNPEEVKTPEEGEKQSQC; translated from the exons ATGAGTTGGCGAGGAAGATCGACCTATTATTGGCCTAGACCAAGGCGCTATGTACAGCCTCCTGAAATGATTGGGCCTATGCGG CCCGAGCAGTTCAGTGATGAAGTGGAACCAGCAACACCTGAAGAAGGGGAACCAGCAACTCAATGTCAGGATCCTGCAGCTGctcaggagggagaggatgagggaGCATCTGCAGGTCAAg ggccGAAGCCTGAAGCTCATAGCCAGGAACAGGGTCACCCACAGACTGGGTGTGAGTGTGAAGATGGTCCTGATGGGCAGGAGATGGACCCGCCAAATCCAGAGGAGGTGAAAACGCCTGAAGAAG GTGAAAAGCAATCACAGTGTTAA
- the GAGE12D gene encoding G antigen 12B/C/D/E translates to MSWRGRSTYYWPRPRRYVQPPEMIGPMRPEQFSDEVEPATPEEGEPATQCQDPAAAQEGEDEGASAGQGPKPEAHSQEQGHPQTGCECEDGPDGQEMDPPNPEEVKTPEEGEKQSQC, encoded by the exons ATGAGTTGGCGAGGAAGATCGACCTATTATTGGCCTAGACCAAGGCGCTATGTACAGCCTCCTGAAATGATTGGGCCTATGCGG CCCGAGCAGTTCAGTGATGAAGTGGAACCAGCAACACCTGAAGAAGGGGAACCAGCAACTCAATGTCAGGATCCTGCAGCTGctcaggagggagaggatgagggaGCATCTGCAGGTCAAg ggccGAAGCCTGAAGCTCATAGCCAGGAACAGGGTCACCCACAGACTGGGTGTGAGTGTGAAGATGGTCCTGATGGGCAGGAGATGGACCCGCCAAATCCAGAGGAGGTGAAAACGCCTGAAGAAG